CCTGCGCGATGTCGAGACCCGGCTGGGCGACGTCCTGCCGCGATGGACCGCGGCGCGCGACCAGCTGGAACGCACCGCGATCCGCGCATCGGCCACCGGCGCGGTGGTCGGGCTGTCGGTGTTCACTCCCGGCGGCGTGGTAGCGCCGGGGCAGAAGCTGATGGACATCGTCCCCGAACAGACTCCGCTGCTGATCCAGGCCCGCATAGCGCCCGAGGATGCCGACGATCTTGCGGTCGGTCAGCGCACCCTGGTCAAATTCTCCGGTCTGCATGAGCGCAGCCTGCCCGATCTGGAGGGCAGGCTCACCCGCCTGTCCGCGGACAGCTTCACCGACGAGAAGAGCGGGATGAGCTATTTCACCGGCGAGATCACCGTGCCGCGCGATCAGCTGCGGCTGATCCAGGACGTCCGCGGAAACGACTTCGCACTACGCGCCGGAATGCCGGTTCAGGTCCTGATCCCGCTGCGCAAGCGCACGGCGCTGGAATATGCACTGGAGCCGCTGCTCGGCAGCTTCTGGTCCTCGTTCCGCGAGCATTGAGCCCAGCGTAGAGCTCAGTCGATCGGCCGCAGCCGCCCGATCAGCGCGCGCCCGGTCCGCACTTCGCGCGCAACGACGCCGGCGGTGAACCGCTCGATCACGCTGCGGGTGCGCCGCAACGGCGCCGAGGCGTCGCTGCGCGAGCCGGCGATCACGCCGCTGCCCCAGCCGTCCGCCAGCGCACGGACGCGCGACGCCAGCAGCGAGCGCTTGTCCTCACGCCCCAGCACGATCGACGGGAAGGGCAGGCGGGTGCGCGGCGAGGCGAAGGTGTCGAGCAGGCTCTCGACGCTCTCGCCCTCTTCCTCGATCGGATCGAAGAACAGCGCACCGGCGACTCGCGAGACATAAGGCGCCGGCGACAGCCGTGCCCACCACGCCGTCGCGAAGCAGCTTGCGCCTTCCGCGACCAGCAACACCGCACCTTCGGCCCGCGTCACCGCTTCGTCCAGCCGGACGCCGAGCAGGTTGCGCTCGGCAATCGTACCCGCGCGATAGGGGATGTGCGCCTGTGCCGGCCCGGCGAACAGATCGCGCCACGGTGCCGACGCAGCCGCCGAGATTTCAACGAGCGTGAGATTCGCGGGAAGAGCCAGCGCAGACGCCATGGATCCACTCCTTCAGCCAACGCACCAATCTATACCGCTGCGGATTTCCCCGCCAGCGGATTCTCCATCAACGCAGTGGGGATTCGGCCTGAAACGCGCTCATGCCACCGCCGTCACGCAAGCGTGTGAGTCAGGCTGATCTCGGCCTTGAGCAGCTTGGATACCGGACAGTTTGCCTTGGCGCCCGCGGCCAGCGCCTCGAACTGCTCCGGCGAGATGCCGGGCACTTCCGCCTTGAGCGTCAGGTCCGAATGGGTGATCGTGAAACCGTCGCCGTCCTGCTCGAGCTTGACCGCCGCGGTGGTCTCCAGGCTGCCTTCGCTGAACCCGGCCTTGGCGAGCGCAAAGCTCAGCGCCATGGTGAAGCAGCCGGCATGCGCCGCCGCGATCAGTTCCTCGGGATTGGTGCCCTTCTCGTCGCCGAAGCGGGTGTTGAAGCTGTAGGGCGTCGCATCGAGCACGCCCGACGGGCTGTCGAGCCGGCCCTTGCCGTCCTTGCCGAAACCTTCGTAGCGCGCAGTCGCAGTGCGAGTCGTCATGATTCCCCCTGGTGGATAGGACGCGGCGACAGCATGCCGCCGCGTCGTCTCAAGTCAACGGCAGCGAACGTCGTCGTTCGATCCGCGATCCACTGCGCGTCCCGCCACTGCGCCTGCCGCGGCGCCGAGCACCGTGCCCAGCGTCTCCGAACCGCCCGGTGCAATGAGGTTGCCCAGGATGCCGCCGGCGACGCCGCCGACGATCAGACCGGTCGTCCCGTCCGAACGGCGGCAATAATAGCGCCCGTCCTGGCCGCGATAGACGCGTTCGTCACGCGACACGCGGCGTTCGCGATAGCGGCGGTCGTCGCGGTAATAGCGGTCGGCGTTATAGCCGCCGTACGACGGGTCGGGCCGGTTCCAGTCATAGTTGCGATAGCCGTCGCTGCTCGCCGAGCGAGGCCCATAGCCGGTATCGGTACAGCCGGCGACCGCGGTGGCGGCCAGCAATCCCAACAGGATGGCGCGCATGTCTGTTCTCCCGTGAATGTGGTGATGGCAGGGGAATGCGTGGCGCAGCGGAAAGTTGCGCCCGCAGCCCAACTCAGGACGGCGTGGCGTCGAGCCGCTCGTTCTCGCGCGCCTGGCCCTTGACCAAAGTCGGTGCCGACGCACCGGCCAGCGCCGGGCGGAAGGCGTCGCGCTCGCCCGCGGGGATCGGCGCGGTGGGATCGGGGCGGAACGCCTCGGGTGCGCGGTCTTCCGGCGCGGGACGCGTATCCCCCAGCAGATCGGTCGGCACATGCTCGGCGCTGCCGCGGGCGTTCTTGCCCAGCTTGAGCACGGCGAAGGCGGCCGCAGCGACTGCGCCGACGATCGCGCCGATCGACAGCGTGCCCAACGCTACCGACTTGGTCTTGCTGCCCGTGGCGGCCGTCTGGGCAGCCGTGCGCCGGCGGGGACGTGCGGGGGTCTTGGTCTTGGTATTTGCCATCTGGTTTCTCCGGTTTGCCGCTTCAACGGGCGGGTCGGACCGGTGTTCCTCGGCTCAATCCTTCAGCGGATCATGCCCCCAGTTCATCAGCGAATAGCGCCAGCGCGAGCCGGGGATCTTGTGTTCCTGATGCGGCCCCTGCGCGAGATGCCGGCGCACGAAGCCGGCGACCTTGCGCATATGGACATAGTCGCCGCCGTCCAGATCGGCCTTGTGCGTGCGCAGGATCTGCACGATCCGCCGGCCCGAGGCATGGCCGACGCTCTCGCCGCCGTCGCGCTTGAAGCCGACGGCGCGGCTCTCCTCGGTGTCGAGCCAAGCCTCTATCTCGGCCGGCGCCATGTTCACTGCTTCATGGAAGCGCGCATAGACCTGCGCATGGTCATCCTGTTTCGCCATTGCGGTCTCAAGTCCCGCAACGCGCGAAACGTTCCGCTTCAGCTTCCGTAGAGCGCGGCCTCGGCGGCGCGGCGCCGAGTCAATCCGGCCATGACGTTGCCCGCAGCCTTGTTCCAGCGCCCGAACTGGCCCTGCGCGCCGGTAAAGTCCCCGGCCTTGTGCATCTTGAGCAAGGTGCTGCTCGACAGATTGCCGATCCCGACATTGTAGGCGAAGCTGACCATCGCATCGAACTGGTGCTGACTGGTAGTCGCGCTGCCGATCACACCCGAGACCTTGGCAGCGAAGCTGGTGATGTCGGTTGTGAGGCGATCATCACATTGCTGCTGCGTCCAGACTACGCCTGGCTTCACGTCCGGGCCGGTCGTCCCCCAGCCGATCGTCCAGGGATCGCCGCCCGATCCGGGATCGGGATAGGCGGCAAAGCTGCCGTTTGCCTGCTGCTTCGCGCAGCCTTCGAATTCCTTGACCAGCGATAGGCATGCAGAACTTGGTGTCATCATATCCTCCCCCGAAAACCCATGCGGGATAGCATGAAGTAATTTCTGAAACACTGCGCAAGCATTCGCTATCTTCTTTGCATCCGCTTTGTATCCGGAGTGGTTGCAGCGTGGCGGGCAGGGCGGTTAAAGGCGCGCATGGCCAAGCAGCGCGCCGATCAGATGCTCGTCGATCGCGGGCTGGCCGAGAGCCGCACCCGCGCGCAGGCGCTGATCATGGCGGGTCTCGTCTTCGCGGGCGACCGCAAGGTCGACAAGCCGGGCCAGCAATTGGCCGAGGAGACCGTGCTCGACGTGCGCGGCCGCGATCATCCCTGGGTGTCGCGCGGCGGGATCAAGCTGTCGCACGCGCTCGACCATTTCGGTTGGGACGTTACCGGTGCCGTCGCGATCGACGTCGGCTCGTCGACCGGCGGCTTCACCGATGTGCTGCTCACCCGCGGCGCGGCGCGCGTCTATGCCGTGGACAGCGGCACCAACCAGCTCGCCTGGAAACTCCGCCAGGACCCGCGCGTGGTCGTTCTTGAACAGACCAGCGCGCGTATCCTTACCGACGCACATATCCCCGAGCCTATCGACATCATCGTCTGCGATGCGAGCTTCATCGGCCTGGCCAAGGTGCTCGAAACGCCGTTCCGTTTCGCCAGGCCCGCGGCGCGGCTGGCGGCACTGATCAAGCCGCAATTCGAGGCGGGGCGCGGCGAAGTCGGCAAAGGCGGCGTGGTCCGCGACCCGGAAGTGCACGACCGCGTCTGCCGCGAAGTCGCCGACTGGGTCGCCGCGCAGGGCTGGCAGGTGCTCGGCATCACCCGGAGCCCGATCACCGGGCCGGAGGGCAATGTCGAATTCCTGATCGGTGCCGAGCGGGGCTCCTAATCCGGAATTGCGGCTGGCGATCGGGTTGCGGTCGCCCTCCATTTGTGACCGCCACTCAAGGGCGGAATGACGAAAGCGTATCGATAGCCGTGTTTGGTTCAGCGAAGTGGACACGGGTCCGGTGCATGGCTTCAGCGACAGCATCCATCCCGCAATCCTCCGCTTCCGGACGATCCGTTTCGCTACAGTCCGCCGTGCCGCAACAATGCATCGCATCTTTGCGGCTGCGCAGACTTTGGATTAGGGGATCGTTCCGGGGACGGTGTGTGTTCACACGCCGAAGAGGAGGAAACCGGGTTGAGAGAGATCGCGTCCAGGGGTCAGTTGCGGCTCGCGTATTTTCGTTGGGCCATGGTCACGGTCCCACTCATGCTGCTGCTGGGTTTCGCATCGGGAAGGCTTGCCCCGAGCGGCGACGAGAATCCGTGGTTCGTCCAGCTCGTGAAGCCCGAAATCATGCCGCCGGGCTGGGCGTTCGGCGTCGCCTGGACAATCCTCTATGCGATGATGGGCTTCGCGCTGGCATTGGTGATCAATGCGCGCGGATCGCGCGGGCGGGCGATCGCGCTGCTGATCTTCGTGGTCCAGCTGGCGATCAACCTCGCCTGGACTCCGGTGTTCTTCGGGCTCCATCAGGTCGATACCGCGCTGATGATGATCGGCGCGCTGGTCATCCTGGTGCTGCTGACGGTCTTGTTCTTCTGGCGCGTGCGGACGGTGGCGGGGATGCTGCTGCTGCCCTATCTCGCCTGGCTCT
This genomic stretch from Sphingomonas sp. LM7 harbors:
- a CDS encoding DUF3140 domain-containing protein, which produces MAKQDDHAQVYARFHEAVNMAPAEIEAWLDTEESRAVGFKRDGGESVGHASGRRIVQILRTHKADLDGGDYVHMRKVAGFVRRHLAQGPHQEHKIPGSRWRYSLMNWGHDPLKD
- a CDS encoding lysozyme, which produces MMTPSSACLSLVKEFEGCAKQQANGSFAAYPDPGSGGDPWTIGWGTTGPDVKPGVVWTQQQCDDRLTTDITSFAAKVSGVIGSATTSQHQFDAMVSFAYNVGIGNLSSSTLLKMHKAGDFTGAQGQFGRWNKAAGNVMAGLTRRRAAEAALYGS
- a CDS encoding TlyA family RNA methyltransferase — encoded protein: MAKQRADQMLVDRGLAESRTRAQALIMAGLVFAGDRKVDKPGQQLAEETVLDVRGRDHPWVSRGGIKLSHALDHFGWDVTGAVAIDVGSSTGGFTDVLLTRGAARVYAVDSGTNQLAWKLRQDPRVVVLEQTSARILTDAHIPEPIDIIVCDASFIGLAKVLETPFRFARPAARLAALIKPQFEAGRGEVGKGGVVRDPEVHDRVCREVADWVAAQGWQVLGITRSPITGPEGNVEFLIGAERGS
- a CDS encoding OsmC family protein, giving the protein MTTRTATARYEGFGKDGKGRLDSPSGVLDATPYSFNTRFGDEKGTNPEELIAAAHAGCFTMALSFALAKAGFSEGSLETTAAVKLEQDGDGFTITHSDLTLKAEVPGISPEQFEALAAGAKANCPVSKLLKAEISLTHTLA
- a CDS encoding alpha/beta hydrolase, yielding MASALALPANLTLVEISAAASAPWRDLFAGPAQAHIPYRAGTIAERNLLGVRLDEAVTRAEGAVLLVAEGASCFATAWWARLSPAPYVSRVAGALFFDPIEEEGESVESLLDTFASPRTRLPFPSIVLGREDKRSLLASRVRALADGWGSGVIAGSRSDASAPLRRTRSVIERFTAGVVAREVRTGRALIGRLRPID
- a CDS encoding TspO/MBR family protein gives rise to the protein MREIASRGQLRLAYFRWAMVTVPLMLLLGFASGRLAPSGDENPWFVQLVKPEIMPPGWAFGVAWTILYAMMGFALALVINARGSRGRAIALLIFVVQLAINLAWTPVFFGLHQVDTALMMIGALVILVLLTVLFFWRVRTVAGMLLLPYLAWLCFAFVLLYQIDALNPNAETLVPSRTVDQIEIR
- a CDS encoding glycine zipper 2TM domain-containing protein, with the translated sequence MRAILLGLLAATAVAGCTDTGYGPRSASSDGYRNYDWNRPDPSYGGYNADRYYRDDRRYRERRVSRDERVYRGQDGRYYCRRSDGTTGLIVGGVAGGILGNLIAPGGSETLGTVLGAAAGAVAGRAVDRGSNDDVRCR